The following coding sequences lie in one Rutidosis leptorrhynchoides isolate AG116_Rl617_1_P2 chromosome 4, CSIRO_AGI_Rlap_v1, whole genome shotgun sequence genomic window:
- the LOC139840406 gene encoding uncharacterized protein yields MEAKSTCVSKIQTKLINARKKLLTVPSTIPNLLDVLAEVEQVLSEVQRPLSESIERAIRPIVNPLIAKKLMKHHDMDVNISVVCCICEILRIMAPGLPYTNKQMKEFLELVVMTFEKLSSAFGRSYTRMAKFFTICSNFKMPALMSDLQLDGLVVRLFKQFLTVADSNSSAVVAEMEEFLTMLIEESKPLNLELVDLLAASVQKDKQIVSPVCWQLGRNVINNCVAELKPHLPHMFKDTSPHTTEKINLGKVTVHKIKLECLEGTSNTSGIDSDTKSVSYNDPLVPPGFVKQLIGKRKRDLSPKKGNVQSVDYGENLVGSRIKVYWPDDKMYYEGVVIYFDGIRKRHKILYYDGDEETLDLKREQWELVQNVFATSDSEEGSCSESGMTCIQGYTVKSSIAPILKAIFKKHGDIAANCSLQASSMRASLLTVVCDIVRRVQTNDVIEMKEIESEIKDAEAANINVLWIRAHFEAAKKRKEAFMESVLIRKTKENIISVKRAAKMELDETRIELMAAQRKFEKAERCVKILGLVQKKLNDKKVEIEAAQSIL; encoded by the exons ATGGAGGCCAAATCAACATGTGTCTCAAAGATACAAACCAAGCTAATTAATGCTAGAAAGAAGCTGTTGACTGTTCCTTCTACAATTCCAAATCTTCTCGACGTTCTTGCT GAAGTGGAGCAAGTTCTGTCTGAAGTCCAACGACCACTATCGGAATCGATAGAACGTGCAATACGTCCAATAGTTAATCCACTGATTGCTAAAAAACTGATGAAACATCATGATATGGACGTAAATATCTCGGTTGTATGTTGCATTTGTGAGATTTTGAGGATTATGGCACCAGGCCTTCCTTACACCAATAAACAGATGAAG GAGTTTCTTGAACTTGTAGTGATGACTTTCGAGAAACTATCTTCTGCGTTTGGAAGATCGTATACAAGAATGGCTAAATTTTTTACAATATGTAGCAACTTTAAGATGCCAGCACTTATGTCGGATTTGCAGCTCGACGGATTAGTAGTTCGACTTTTTAAACAATTTTTAACTGTTGCTGA CTCAAATTCATCCGCTGTTGTAGCGGAAATGGAAGAATTTTTGACTATGTTGATAGAAGAAAGCAAGCCACTTAATCTCGAGCTTGTAGATCTTTTAGCCGCAAGTGTTCAAAAGGATAAACAG ATTGTATCACCTGTTTGTTGGCAATTAGGGAGAAATGTTATCAACAACTGTGTTGCTGAACTGAAACCGCATCTTCCACATATG TTTAAGGATACTAGTCCACATACAACTGAAAAAATCAATTTGGGGAAGGTTACAGTTCACAAGATAAAACTCGAGTGTCTAGAGGGGACAAGTAACACATCAGGCATCGACTCTGATACCAAATCTGTCTCGTATAATGATCCACTAGTACCACCTGGATTCGTAAAGCAATTGATCGGAAAACGCAAAAGAGATCTCTCTCCAAAAAAGGGAAAT GTTCAATCTGTTGATTATGGTGAAAATTTGGTGGGTAGCAGGATAAAAGTGTATTGGCCTGATGATAAAAT GTATTACGAAGGAGTTGTAATATATTTCGACGGTATCCGAAAGAGACACAAG ATATTGTATTATGACGGTGATGAAGAAACGTTGGACCTCAAGCGAGAACAGTGGGAGTTGGTTCAGAATGTGTTTGCTACGTCGGATTCC GAAGAAGGTTCTTGTTCTGAATCTGGCATGACGTGTATCCAAGGCTACACGGTAAAAAGCAGTATTGCACCGATTCTTAAAGCCATTTTCAAGAAACATGGTGACATTGCTGCAAATTGTTCATTGCAAGCATCTTCAATGAGAGCATCTTTACTTACAGTTGTTTGTGATATTGTGAGACGCGTTCAAACCAACGATGTTATCGAGATGAAAGAAATCGAGAGTGAAATTAAAGATGCGGAGGCAGCCAATATTAATGTGTTGTGGATTCGAGCGCACTTTGAAGCCGCTAAGAAAAGGAAGGAGGCCTTCATGGAGTCCGTTTTGATTAGGAAAACGAAAGAAAACATCATTTCGGTTAAAAGAGCTGCAAAAATGGAACTTGATGAGACACGAATAGAACTTATGGCTGCGCAACGAAAATTTGAAAAGGCTGAACGCTGCGTGAAAATACTCGGTCTTGTTCAAAAGAAGCTAAATGACAAAAAAGTGGAAATTGAAGCTGCACAATCAATTTTATAG
- the LOC139843859 gene encoding uncharacterized protein isoform X1, translating into MCSFSKSQIKLMNVGKKLFHSPSSNAELLNILVHMEQLLSEVKDSPSESMLESLRPIIEALIAKEIVRHPNMDVNISVANCICEITRIMAPKNPYNSEQMKDFFELVVTTFENLYRASGGCYTKMTRVLKLLSKYRLSVQMLGLELDGYRLIVRLFKLFLSVADSNSSLIVHEMEKIMTMIILESEVLALGLRGFVATFIEQENQPVCKQLAEKVLMNCEVQQKPKLQKMSRDMSIALYDYAKLVACVRKSALENDIMIKDEKNDDPPTPSEEVTDVKGKRKRNDIPKTKKARSVKVGENLVGSRIKVWWPDDKMYYQGVVKSFDCNVKKHKVLYDDDEEEILDLKEEKWELVENSPTVADFVLEHGENLVRRRIKVWWPLYGAYYAGVVESFDPIKRKHKVLYDDGDEELICLKGRRWEFVKDSSHVSYPAKKLVLALPKRLSRPSGIVRCQRYEVKKNNKPILEDIFKKHGDIAAECVLADLMRSSIVDNICDIYRQIQTKDVTNITSMIQKIESQVSYAEKANINVAWLRVHLADIKKKLDMKTPSLLPQKRASTILVKEAAKMDLKERPRKLVMHSTTA; encoded by the exons CATATGGAACAATTGCTGTCTGAGGTGAAAGACTCACCATCTGAATCGATGCTTGAATCATTGCGTCCAATAATTGAGGCACTTATTGCTAAGGAAATTGTGAGGCATCCTAATATGGATGTGAATATCTCTGTTGCAAATTGTATCTGCGAGATCACGAGAATTATGGCACCAAAAAACCCCTACAACAGTGAACAAATGAAG GATTTCTTTGAGCTAGTTGTAACCACGTTTGAGAATTTATATCGTGCATCTGGTGGATGCTACACTAAGATGACTAGAGTTCTCAAATTATTAAGCAAATACAGATTGTCGGTACAGATGTTGGGCCTGGAGTTGGACGGATACCGGCTAATTGTTCGGCTTTTTAAACTGTTTTTGAGCGTTGCTGA CTCCAATTCTTCTCTGATTGTACACGAGATGGAGAAAATAATGACCATGATCATATTGGAAAGTGAGGTGCTCGCACTTGGGCTTCGTGGTTTCGTGGCTACTTTTATTGAACAAGAAAATCAG CCTGTTTGTAAGCAGCTAGCGGAAAAAGTTCTCATGAACTGTGAGGTTCAACAAaaaccaaaattacaaaaaatGAGTCGAGATATGAGCATTGCACTTTATGATTATGCCAAATTGGTTGCATGTGTCCGTAAATCTGCTTTAGAAAATGACATCATG ATTAAAGATGAAAAGAATGATGATCCACCAACTCCATCTGAAGAAGTGACCGATGTGAAGGGAAAACGCAAAAGAAATGACATTCCGAAAACGAAAAAG GCTCGATCTGTTAAGGTTGGTGAAAATTTGGTGGGGAGCAGGATAAAAGTTTGGTGGCCTGATGATAAAAT GTATTACCAAGGAGTTGTTAAATCCTTTGACTGTAATGTAAAGAAGCATAAG GTATTGTATGATGACGATGAAGAAGAAATCTTAGACCTCAAGGAGGAAAAGTGGGAGTTGGTGGAAAACTCGCCTACTGTGGCAGATTTT GTCCTTGAGCATGGTGAAAATTTGGTGAGGAGGAGGATAAAAGTTTGGTGGCCATTATATGGAGC TTACTATGCAGGAGTCGTGGAATCCTTTGACCCCATAAAAAGGAAACACAAG GTATtgtatgatgatggtgatgaagaaCTCATATGCCTCAAGGGGAGACGTTGGGAGTTCGTTAAAGATTCGTCCCACGTGTCATATCCA GCCAAAAAACTTGTTTTGGCACTGCCTAAAAGATTATCACGTCCATCGGGCATCGTTCGTTGTCAACGCTACGAGGTGAAGAAGAATAATAAGCCAATTCTTGAAGACATTTTCAAGAAACATGGTGACATTGCAGCTGAATGTGTGTTAGCAGATCTCATGCGATCCTCTATCGTTGATAATATCTGTGATATTTACAGACAGATTCAAACCAAAGATGTTACAAACATCACTTCTATGATACAAAAAATAGAGAGCCAGGTGTCATATGCAGAAAAAGCCAACATTAATGTGGCGTGGCTTCGAGTTCATTTAGCAGACATTAAGAAGAAGTTGGACATGAAAACACCGAGTTTACTACCACAAAAGAGAGCTAGCACTATTTTGGTTAAAGAAGCTGCTAAAATGGACCTGAAAGAGAGACCAAGGAAGCTCGTGATGCATAGCACTACCGCTTGA
- the LOC139843923 gene encoding uncharacterized protein, with protein sequence MEAKSTCVSKMQTKLINARKKLNKLLHVPSTTPNLLNALAEVEQVLSEVQRPPSESIERAMRPIINSLIAKKLTKHHDINVNIAVSCCICEILRIMAPDLPYTNEHMKEFIDLVVMTFEKLSSAFGGCYTRMTKFFTICSNFNMPAFMSDLKLDGLVVRLFKQFLTVADSNSSSVVLEMEEFLTMMIEDSNPLNLELVNLLVTSVQKDKQIVSPVCWQLGRNVINNCPDQLKPHFPHMFKEASPHTAEKINLGKGTIQKIKLECLDGTSNFPGSCGSVTESSGKRKRNISPKKEHVQSVDCGENLVGSRIKVYWPDDKMFYEGVVKYFDGIRKRHKILYDDGDEETLNLKQERWELVQNVFAMSDSEEVSCSDSGMTCIHGYNVKRSIAPILAAIFRKHGDIAAKCSLQAASMRASILTVVCDIVRRIQTNDVIEMKQIESEISDAEAANINVSWIRAHFEAAKKRKEAFKESVLIRKTKENIILVKRAAKMDMEEVRIELMAVQRKFEKAERCVKVLGLVQKKLNGNNVETEASQSQSIL encoded by the exons ATGGAGGCCAAATCAACATGTGTCTCAAAGATGCAAACCAAGCTAATTAATGCTAGAAAGAAGCTAAACAAGCTGTTGCATGTTCCTTCAACAACTCCAAATCTACTCAACGCTCTTGCt GAAGTGGAGCAAGTTCTGTCTGAGGTCCAACGACCACCATCCGAATCGATAGAACGTGCAATGCGTCCAATAATCAACTCACTGATCGCTAAAAAACTGACGAAACATCATGATATAAACGTGAATATCGCGGTTTCATGTTGCATTTGTGAGATCTTGAGAATTATGGCACCTGATCTCCCTTACACCAATGAACATATGAAG GAGTTTATTGATTTGGTAGTGATGACGTTCGAGAAACTATCTTCTGCGTTTGGAGGATGCTATACAAGAATGACTAAATTTTTTACAATATGTAGCAACTTCAATATGCCAGCGTTTATGTCGGATTTGAAGCTCGACGGATTAGTAGTTCGACTTTTTAAACAGTTTTTAACTGTTGCTGA CTCGAATTCATCTTCTGTTGTACTGGAAATGGAAGAATTTTTGACTATGATGATAGAAGACAGTAATCCACTTAATCTCGAGCTTGTAAATCTTTTAGTCACAAGTGTTCAAAAGGATAAACAG ATTGTATCACCTGTTTGTTGGCAGCTAGGGAGAAATGTTATTAACAACTGTCCTGATCAACTTAAACCACATTTCCCACATATG TTTAAGGAAGCTAGTCCACATACAGCTGAGAAAATCAATTTGGGGAAGGGTACGATTCAAAAGATAAAACTTGAGTGTCTCGATGGTACAAGTAATTTCCCAGGATCATGTGGATCTGTAACAGAATCGAGCGGAAAACGCAAAAGAAATATCTCTCCAAAAAAGGAACAT GTTCAGTCTGTTGATTGTGGTGAAAATTTGGTGGGTAGCAGGATAAAAGTTTATTGGCCCGATGATAAAAT GTTTTACGAAGGAGTTGTAAAATATTTCGACGGTATCCGAAAGAGACATAAG ATATtgtatgatgatggtgatgaagaaACCTTGAACCTCAAGCAAGAACGGTGGGAGTTGGTTCAGAATGTGTTTGCTATGTCGGATTCC GAAGAAGTTTCTTGTTCTGATTCTGGCATGACGTGTATTCACGGCTACAATGTAAAGCGAAGTATTGCACCGATCCTTGCAGCCATATTCAGGAAACATGGTGACATTGCTGCTAAATGTTCGTTGCAAGCAGCTTCTATGAGAGCATCTATACTTACAGTAGTTTGTGATATTGTGAGACGGATTCAAACCAACGATGTTATCGAGATGAAACAAATCGAGAGTGAAATTTCAGATGCAGAAGCAGCCAACATCAACGTGTCATGGATTAGAGCTCACTTTGAAGCCGCTAAGAAAAGGAAGGAGGCCTTCAAAGAGTCCGTTTTGATTAGGAAAACAAAAGAAAATATCATTTTGGTAAAAAGAGCTGCAAAAATGGATATGGAAGAAGTACGAATTGAGCTTATGGCTGTGCAACGAAAATTTGAAAAGGCCGAACGGTGCGTGAAAGTACTTGGCCTTGTTCAAAAGAAGCTAAATGGCAACAACGTGGAAACTgaagcttcacaatcacaatcaaTATTATAG
- the LOC139843859 gene encoding uncharacterized protein isoform X2, translating into MCSFSKSQIKLMNVGKKLFHSPSSNAELLNILVHMEQLLSEVKDSPSESMLESLRPIIEALIAKEIVRHPNMDVNISVANCICEITRIMAPKNPYNSEQMKDFFELVVTTFENLYRASGGCYTKMTRVLKLLSKYRLSVQMLGLELDGYRLIVRLFKLFLSVADSNSSLIVHEMEKIMTMIILESEVLALGLRGFVATFIEQENQPVCKQLAEKVLMNCEVQQKPKLQKMSRDMSIALYDYAKLVACVRKSALENDIMIKDEKNDDPPTPSEEVTDVKGKRKRNDIPKTKKVGENLVGSRIKVWWPDDKMYYQGVVKSFDCNVKKHKVLYDDDEEEILDLKEEKWELVENSPTVADFVLEHGENLVRRRIKVWWPLYGAYYAGVVESFDPIKRKHKVLYDDGDEELICLKGRRWEFVKDSSHVSYPAKKLVLALPKRLSRPSGIVRCQRYEVKKNNKPILEDIFKKHGDIAAECVLADLMRSSIVDNICDIYRQIQTKDVTNITSMIQKIESQVSYAEKANINVAWLRVHLADIKKKLDMKTPSLLPQKRASTILVKEAAKMDLKERPRKLVMHSTTA; encoded by the exons CATATGGAACAATTGCTGTCTGAGGTGAAAGACTCACCATCTGAATCGATGCTTGAATCATTGCGTCCAATAATTGAGGCACTTATTGCTAAGGAAATTGTGAGGCATCCTAATATGGATGTGAATATCTCTGTTGCAAATTGTATCTGCGAGATCACGAGAATTATGGCACCAAAAAACCCCTACAACAGTGAACAAATGAAG GATTTCTTTGAGCTAGTTGTAACCACGTTTGAGAATTTATATCGTGCATCTGGTGGATGCTACACTAAGATGACTAGAGTTCTCAAATTATTAAGCAAATACAGATTGTCGGTACAGATGTTGGGCCTGGAGTTGGACGGATACCGGCTAATTGTTCGGCTTTTTAAACTGTTTTTGAGCGTTGCTGA CTCCAATTCTTCTCTGATTGTACACGAGATGGAGAAAATAATGACCATGATCATATTGGAAAGTGAGGTGCTCGCACTTGGGCTTCGTGGTTTCGTGGCTACTTTTATTGAACAAGAAAATCAG CCTGTTTGTAAGCAGCTAGCGGAAAAAGTTCTCATGAACTGTGAGGTTCAACAAaaaccaaaattacaaaaaatGAGTCGAGATATGAGCATTGCACTTTATGATTATGCCAAATTGGTTGCATGTGTCCGTAAATCTGCTTTAGAAAATGACATCATG ATTAAAGATGAAAAGAATGATGATCCACCAACTCCATCTGAAGAAGTGACCGATGTGAAGGGAAAACGCAAAAGAAATGACATTCCGAAAACGAAAAAG GTTGGTGAAAATTTGGTGGGGAGCAGGATAAAAGTTTGGTGGCCTGATGATAAAAT GTATTACCAAGGAGTTGTTAAATCCTTTGACTGTAATGTAAAGAAGCATAAG GTATTGTATGATGACGATGAAGAAGAAATCTTAGACCTCAAGGAGGAAAAGTGGGAGTTGGTGGAAAACTCGCCTACTGTGGCAGATTTT GTCCTTGAGCATGGTGAAAATTTGGTGAGGAGGAGGATAAAAGTTTGGTGGCCATTATATGGAGC TTACTATGCAGGAGTCGTGGAATCCTTTGACCCCATAAAAAGGAAACACAAG GTATtgtatgatgatggtgatgaagaaCTCATATGCCTCAAGGGGAGACGTTGGGAGTTCGTTAAAGATTCGTCCCACGTGTCATATCCA GCCAAAAAACTTGTTTTGGCACTGCCTAAAAGATTATCACGTCCATCGGGCATCGTTCGTTGTCAACGCTACGAGGTGAAGAAGAATAATAAGCCAATTCTTGAAGACATTTTCAAGAAACATGGTGACATTGCAGCTGAATGTGTGTTAGCAGATCTCATGCGATCCTCTATCGTTGATAATATCTGTGATATTTACAGACAGATTCAAACCAAAGATGTTACAAACATCACTTCTATGATACAAAAAATAGAGAGCCAGGTGTCATATGCAGAAAAAGCCAACATTAATGTGGCGTGGCTTCGAGTTCATTTAGCAGACATTAAGAAGAAGTTGGACATGAAAACACCGAGTTTACTACCACAAAAGAGAGCTAGCACTATTTTGGTTAAAGAAGCTGCTAAAATGGACCTGAAAGAGAGACCAAGGAAGCTCGTGATGCATAGCACTACCGCTTGA